DNA from Triticum aestivum cultivar Chinese Spring chromosome 7D, IWGSC CS RefSeq v2.1, whole genome shotgun sequence:
TCAGCCTGTCCTTCCAGACTATCGGTGTCActgagaaacgacaagacgacttcacttccttgtgcgattatgtcccccaacaccgcttctgttgcttcgtctcgggggtgctccatagtttctgcaaatatttacaacatggcaattattattcaaacatgacagatggatatattagtggcaaaggtagaactagctagctaatcacaataaggaatcatattagtggcctcgacgctgcttctctagggtttggggtggcctcggcaacgcttcaagggtttggggtggcctcgacaacgcttcaagggtttggggtggcctcgacgacaacgctcttttaactcggtaaatttgggtggcctcgagagagtttgtcaggtaggggcgcggcgggagggggtaggagaccgacatcgttttttctagggtttgggtgtcctcgagagttttggtcgagcgagagggtcggggggggggggtgctcccgtggtataagttatcacggtcgagagggggtatatatattgaCCGCCCATCATGTtgaagttattttggaacggagttcccgataaaaattaagaagaggaattagaagataaaaaaagaagagaagaagaaaaaaaaaggagaagaagaaaaaatagactctattttttcttcttctcctctattccttcttcttctcctcttttttttcttcttcttcctcttcttatttttttctcctctccttcctctcctcttctaatcttcttcttcaacttctttctcttcttatttttttctcctcttcttctcttttttctcccctttttcctctccttctttttattcccttcttccttcttcctagataaaacttttctaaaaatgtaacttttgtatatatagaagtttttcttattcttccttcttcctttcttcctagctagatatataaaacttttctaaaaaatgttatcggggagggggtatatcgacctcccctcatgtcgaagttatcggggagggggtatatcgacccccccctcatgttgaaattatcggggagggggtatatcgacccccaccccccctcatcatgcatatatagctaccacatacatatatacattgaaaaaaatacatatatgcaacgaaaacattaatacacatatgaacaaaaaaatacatatatgaacaaaaacatgctctgaacaaaaaaattaatctaataaatctaataagaaattaatctaataaaaaacatgctctgaacttacatatagccacatacatacaaatatacattatatatatatgaacaaaaaattaatctaatacaaaataaaaaacaaagccggaccggcgcggcggctcacagcgggggcgtctggcgatggcgacggcgggggaggcgagggcgccggcgcgcgggggcggttCGCGGGCAGGGGCTCGGGCACGGGGCAGGGGCCGGCGCGGCGACGACGTCgtcgggggcaggggcggcgcgtcGACGGCGTTAGAGGcaagggcggcgcggcgacggcgtcgtaggcaggggcggcgcggcgacggcgtcggaggcagggcggcgcggcgacggcgtcggaggcaggggcggcgcggcgacggcgtcggaggcagggcgatgacggcgacggcgacggcgacggggagcaGCGCTGGGGCGTCGGGCACGAACTGAGGATGAAATTGTGAAAATTTCCTAACTCCTGCTTATATacccagagcattggtcccggttcgtggcaccaactgggaccaatgccccctttagtcccggttggtgccaccaaccgtgaccaaaggtcagtttgcagcagcccaaagggcgggaagcggcggcctttggtcccggttggtggcaataaccgggactaaagggttggcattggtcccggttggtgccacgaaccggtaccaatgcacccctttttgGACCAGAGGCCCTGTGTTGCCCACGTCGCGGCCAAaactttagtaccacctcgctagttgagagagctcgagagtcgtttataagcgctgctgcgccaaccctctcgagctcctctcaactgcacgCTTTCGGGCCTAATTTGTCACGatgtgcttgtgggcctactgggcctcctgcgggcctgaatcctggcccatggttgggtttctagtcgtattcaggccgtgatggcccagtaggtggcactttttttatttttttgttgctttatttattttattttgtttctacttacaataaaaaaCTTACTGttcctatttttatttattttattaaagtttatttattttacttttataaagttgattttgtttctacttctttattttattttattttattttgttttgtttctacttatttattgtattaaattttaatttaatttattttgtttctacttatttattttattaaagtttattttattttattttgtttctacttatttattttattaaattttatttatttaattctgtttctacttatttattaaagtttattttgtttatttCTGCTTTTcttgttttgaacagaaaatactttgataatttcagtggcatgaattttatataattttagtttaaaaaatactataggtttataaaagctttttagttcattcaatttgctattagagttttatagtTTTATAGTTAATTTTatttttgcatggtatcatcatttgatccacatagcatgtgcaagaaagtagagagggttacggcaaaaactggatgcacttcgtgtacaagacggacaatctctttcgaagtatcagggtttcatacggaaactcgtctgttacaaagcgattttattttttgaacttatttcaactccagactttttctgtgttcaaaatgcaccattcaaagccacatcatcaattttcaaccctatctgacttcatctgttatttttcatgcatttactgatttttgtgagctaaatgaccctgaaattgaaaagcatttcaaatgaactctgaaaaggttgaaagttggcatggtatcatcatttcatccacatagcgtgtgcaagaaagtagagagggttacggcaaaaactggatgcacttcgtgtacaaaacggacaatctctttcgaagtatcagggtttcatacggaaactcgtctgttacaaaggaatttcattttttttaacttatttgaactccagactttttctgtgttcaaaatgcaccattcaaagccacatcatcaattttcaaccctttctgactttatttgttatttttcatgcatttactgattgttttgagctataagaccctggatTTGAAGACAACATATATgtctcatgaatagataagtgaccaaattaatagaagttcatcatcacattaaaaccaaagtacatacataattctcattgaacaacatatagctcttcagagcatctaattaaaccatacattgaaattatgtaaaacatttcaatgcaacaacaaatgcgatcataatcgccaccaaggtaacaattgatccaatggcataatgataccaagcctcggtaagaatggcatattttctaatctttctaatcttcaaccgcattgcatccatcttgatcttgtgatcatcgacgacatccgcaacatgcaactccaatatcatcttctcctcctcaattttatttttattttttccttcaagtaattgttttcttcttcaactaaatttaacctgtcgacaatagggtcggttggaatttccggttcaaccaactcctagataaataaaatctatcggcataattgtcataaacaatatatgaaccaaatagttataaaaagataatatataccacatccgaatcatagacaggacgagggccgacgggggcggataccaaaaccatcgcactatataataacaaggaataataaaagtaagaaaattagacaagtatctatctgaagtaagaatttttttctttcagaaagaagataagaacaagaggctcaccacgatggtgccggcgacgagatcggcgcgggggatcgacggcggtgaagacggggacaggacgtgacggaccgctaaacctagacaaatctcgaggaaaatggagctcggaggtcgagtttcgagaggagaaagattaactagtgtggctcagacatttcatcgaacacctcatgtgcataggaggtgagctagagcacccaaatgccctcccctcgccggccagaaaaaacagagcactgtggagtgctctgctgcggtgATGGGGTATATATGGGCAACTCATTTGCCccagttcgtggctggaaccgggaccaaagcccagccttctgtcctggttcgagccacgaaccgggtccaatggttgtgggccaggagcgaggcccattggtcccggttcgtgcctagaaccgggacaaatgggtccatacgaaccgggaccaatgcccacgaggccccggccggccccctgggctcacgaaccgggaagaatgcccccatgggtcccggttcgtgcctgaaccgggactaatgggctggccaggcccgaaccaaagccctgttttctcaCCTGCCAAGTCTTGCTGCCCGCTTGTATCTCCTTGAGATTCGTGCAGTAGTTCAATCCCGCACGAGGGCACATCAAGTTTTAAGTTTCAACATTTGAAATTTACATTTTTTGCATCTGAAATGCCAAGTTTTAACCAATTTCAAATAtataattttgaacatttttttcgGTCGGTTGTAGACACAAAATAATGGACTTTTATCGTTTGCTGCTAAGGTTCAAGCAATGAAACTTAACATATTTTGTCAAAAGTCGTCCAAATAGATTAAAATTGATCTTATTTCAAAGCGCTGGTCACTAGAAACACGAATATGAAAAGAAAATTTAATTATAAATTTTTGTTTAAAAGATAGAAAACTTCAAAAATCGAAAGCCAAAATAAAAAGCGGGTACAAGGGACATCAGTGGCCTAGAAAAATAAGGTCAAGGACATACAAGAACAGGCAAAAATGCCAACGGTGACCGACCAGTCGACCACCATGGAGGTGGTTAtttaataaaaaactaaaaatcatattttaaatttcaaaaaattctgaaaaaaatcttACATGTTCATATGGATGTATTCTACATGCCTACAATTTTTGAAGATGATATACATTATGGTGAGagctacaaaaaaaagacaaaatcacGGTTTGAAACTGATGAATAATAAAACACTTTTCAAATGCTGGATTTTGCCATTTTTTTGTGTAGCTCTCACCATAATGTATTTCATCGTCAGACTTTATACATATGTAGAATACATACATATGAATGCATAGAATTGTTTTCAGAAtattttgaaacttcaaaatgtGATTATCGAATTTTTCAAAATATCCACCACCATGGTGGTCGAGCACCAAAAGCCCGCACTCCAAGAACAGGCAACGTGCCGGCCGGGATGATGAAGAACATCGGCAGTACTACATGTGCTAGCCGAAAGGAATGAAGAATGCAACGAAGCAAAGTTCTTTTTTTGCGGAAGAATGAATCAAAGTTTTACATATCAGGCTATGACAAATAACGGCAAGCCTCGTCATATAAATTTTCTAATACAAGCAAGTCTAAGGACTTATTCATACAAATAAATCTAAACATTCTTTGGAAGGAACAACGAAATGGAGCTAAAATTTAAAGATGCTATCTTAAAGTGGTAACTCCAACGTAGGCAATCTTTTATGCTAGTACAACGTAACAGTCACGTTGCCACAGCTCAGAACAGAAGGAGAAATCCAATCACCCTTGACCCATTCACCCTTTAGGTCGAACATGGTAGTTATTTTTCAAGCTCCACAGCAGGTGGTGTGCTtggatggccggcaagcagctgggTCTCGAGGTTTGTCTTGATATCACCATTGCCACCCTTCAGCAAGACTTGTTTGAGTTCAGGTAGAAAATTCAGGCCAGTAAGCTGATACGACGCAGTGTAGCAGTCAACCTTGAGCACCTCAAGATTTTGCATTGAGTTTGATCCAAATTCCACATGTGACGGGCTGGAGCTGCAACCAATCTCGAGGATCTTCACCTGTTTGAAGGTGGCCAACTGCTCTCCGTACATCTCGACGTAAAAATGGAGCTTACCACCCTCGAGCTGCTCGACTCTGACGCGCAGAATACATAACTCTGGTAGCTCAGCAAGGAGCTCAATGTCATTTTTCTTTAAAGTGTTCATCTCCACATCCAACTTCCTGAGCTTGGTAAGATGGACCGCCAATAGTGGCAACTTGTTCTGAAACCCATGCAGTTTAAGACTCCGTAGGTTCTTCCAGAGCAGGGAGATCCCATCCAAGCAACTTTGACTGTCCTTGTCGAGTCGCACTAACAAAGATTCTAAATGGACATGACCTGGGTCTGCAAAGAAGTGTTCGCAGTTATGCTTGTTGATGCCTGACACTCCGAGTTTGCGCAGCTGGGTGAGTTTGTTGAGCTCTTTGACGATGTCCTTCCCGCCTGAAGCACCAATGTTGACAACACCGAGCGTGTGCAATGCCGTCAGTTCACCAATCCTGCTTGGCACTACAACACCAACTAGGCGACGACATCTGCGGAACTCCGGCAAGAAGCTAGTTGAGGCATCTGGCGTTGATGCTGGGATGGTGGTGCCTGCACGAATATACTGCAGCTTCTTTAACTTGGTGATGGCTCCTGGCAGGGTGACTATAGAGGTATATCTCACATCAAGACTCTGAAGCTGCCTGAGATCACCCAATGAATTTGGCAGACAGCATATCTTAGTGCGTCCTCTCAAAGAGAGAAATTTCAGGCGACGCAGCAGCTTCAACatcttccgaagatcatcatccTTTACACCCGTCGCATCCTCCAAATCAAGCACCCGAAGGAGCCTCATTCTTTTTGATATGAAGAATGATTCCCACTTTCCAAACACTGTTAGTGACCGTAGACGGGAGAAGTCGATGCTATCAAACACAATTCTGTCTCTGTCCCAACTTTTCAATATGATAAGGTGACGCCCTGTGTGCTGTGTGGTCAGTACACATTTGTGCCCGAGTTCAAATACAAGGTTCTCTTCCATTCTACGTGAGACGATGTACTCGCGGATGAATCCGTTGACTTGACACGATATCATCTTTGTGTCATCGAACACAGTGGTCACCACCTTTGGTAACTGCTGGATTATGCTCAGTTGAAGGAGATTGGAAAAGAATTGCTCTGCTCTCTCTTCTGCGGATATTTCATCGCTATCCTTGGAATAACCCTCTGCAATCCACCTCCTAACCAGTCGCCTACGCCGAATGTTATAGTCCCGAGGAAAGATTGACAGGTAAAAGATACATGGCTTGAGTAAATCTGGGCAATTACGGAAGTATGACTGCATCCAACTAAATAGGCCCCGCAGGCTATCATACTCTGGATTTGTTTCTAGATGATGCATAAATCTGTGATTCAAAGAATGTATATTATCCATCAATTTCACCGTCTGTGTGGCCAATAATTCCGCAAGAGCAACTATCACTTTCGGAAGACCTCCACACTTGAAAATAAGTTCATCTAGCTCGTCACTGTTGTGCTTAATTAGATGTGAAGTTGACTTCGTTCTGCGTACCTATTGTTCAAACAATGAAATAAAAAATAGTGTCAATCAATTAGCATAGTAAACATCAATTGCATTGGATTCTGATGTTCCATACTTCCATTTGAAGAAAATAGTGACTGATCTACAAACATATAAAGTTTTTCAAGCCTGAATCATTTCAAGACTGTAATTTCCGAAGTAAATGAAATTATTTGTCCATACATCTTAACAATGCTCTGTAAATGAAATTATTTGTCCATACTTCCATCCAACTGATTCTCCTTCTTAGAGGGCATACATCCTAATTATATAAATGTTGTCTTCCAAAAGGAGCACAACATACTTCTATAACTTTGACAGTTAGTTAAtatcaatgttttaaatagcgggctatgccaAATAGCGGCGGACCTCAAAATCAGCTATAGCATGTTATTTATACATGAgaccatttagcggcaccctgctgaaaaggctatagcagagctatagccggctatttaaaactatggttaATATACACAAAAAAAATGGTGCTGTCATGTGAATTCTTATCAATAAATCTGTGTAGTAAAATCTATTCATGGAACAAAAATATTACATTTTTGTAAGATAAGGATATATAATACAAGTCAACTATTGCAAGTTACTGAGTGTGTCTCTGTCTAGTGATATTGTCATCTTTTGATCTAGCGTCGCGCGTGGGAGGATGGGTGGCGTGGGGGTGGTATATATCCTGTTGTGAACCTATACCCAAGCCTGGTGGACACCAAAAGGAGTCCGACGTGCGAGGGCATATGATTTTAAAGTTTCAGTTATGTTAGTAGAACGTGTTTTGCATGTGCGAGATATTATTGGTGTTGTATCAAACCAAATACCCATGTTTTGAGTTTGTTTACAGATATGATTGAATACATAGTCTAAAGACCAGTCCTGGAAATATGGTACTATGCAttactccaatgaagagattagtCTAAAGTAAACATAATCCATTTGTTGTTCACCATGAGTAAGGAGGACCAGAGAAATTTATGCACGAgtgggcgagggggggggggggggggcagataaaactcatgtactccctccgtccgaaaaagcttgtccctcaaatgga
Protein-coding regions in this window:
- the LOC123163889 gene encoding disease resistance protein Pik-2; translated protein: MAELAVGLSKTVVAEALTKVQSAIDEDTKLRQKAQRDLVTITLEFEMMNSFLGVANEDRATNKLVMTWVRHVRELAYDLEDCVEFVVHLDDKRIFWRRLLPECVVGPLPLDQAVTEIEELKGRAKELSECYSRYSHICEPASKFVMLQQQQVSSSATGATSSNMLAEARDAARRQHGGFGDLTQLITTNKEDHNDCKLQVISVWGTGGSLGTTSVIRKTYNDPEICKNFACRAWVKVMHPFDPREFVRRFMAQVYANSCDKQGVDIGVHVLRKMNSWQERLLTEFMQEVNTNTYLVVLENLTDMADWDAVRTFLPDVKNGSRIIVSTQNFEVASLCIGHSYQPLELQQFPSDHSVCAFFSEGAQNYGNKEDSRMMPEVYQSSSYGEISSFTREAGQKWMKTYPLVGRESQMSELRSYAANARVSNYPVISVWGIAGIGKSALVRNLYYDRMLHSEQFTKYCWVDVSRPFNLRDFCRSLLLDFRSQKDPIEECRKFLQVNHCLVVIDELESEEEWDLIKAVLVSRDSASVIIVITTEASVATYCTNNEDQVCNVKGLEAAAAFHLFREEVRRTKSTSHLIKHNSDELDELIFKCGGLPKVIVALAELLATQTVKLMDNIHSLNHRFMHHLETNPEYDSLRGLFSWMQSYFRNCPDLLKPCIFYLSIFPRDYNIRRRRLVRRWIAEGYSKDSDEISAEERAEQFFSNLLQLSIIQQLPKVVTTVFDDTKMISCQVNGFIREYIVSRRMEENLVFELGHKCVLTTQHTGRHLIILKSWDRDRIVFDSIDFSRLRSLTVFGKWESFFISKRMRLLRVLDLEDATGVKDDDLRKMLKLLRRLKFLSLRGRTKICCLPNSLGDLRQLQSLDVRYTSIVTLPGAITKLKKLQYIRAGTTIPASTPDASTSFLPEFRRCRRLVGVVVPSRIGELTALHTLGVVNIGASGGKDIVKELNKLTQLRKLGVSGINKHNCEHFFADPGHVHLESLLVRLDKDSQSCLDGISLLWKNLRSLKLHGFQNKLPLLAVHLTKLRKLDVEMNTLKKNDIELLAELPELCILRVRVEQLEGGKLHFYVEMYGEQLATFKQVKILEIGCSSSPSHVEFGSNSMQNLEVLKVDCYTASYQLTGLNFLPELKQVLLKGGNGDIKTNLETQLLAGHPSTPPAVELEK